Proteins encoded together in one Lathyrus oleraceus cultivar Zhongwan6 chromosome 5, CAAS_Psat_ZW6_1.0, whole genome shotgun sequence window:
- the LOC127080083 gene encoding uncharacterized protein LOC127080083: protein MKACGETLTDKMIVENVMCTLTSHFDHVIVTIQESNNLETMKLEDLVGSLEAHEMRFVERKCVQDSIQALQARTWKKHGKTRERDKVKEEGANLVRQDSNDSEDMVVMVAVAGDHVDSKIWFLDTGCLNHMTGRKVWLADFDESRKRKVKLADNSSL from the exons ATGAAAGCTTGTGGTGAAACcctaactgataagatgatagttgagaaTGTAATGTGTACgttgacctctcactttgatcacgTTATCGTAACCATTCAAGAATCTAACAATCTTGAAACCATGAAACTAgaagatttggttggttcgtTGGAGGCACATGAGATGAGGTTTGTTGAAAGGAAATGTGTTCAAGATTCCATACAAGCACTACAGGCTCGGACATGGAAGAAACATG GAAAGACAAGGGAGCGAGACAAGGTCAAGGAGGAAGGAGCAAATCTTGTACGCCAAGATTCAAATGATTCTGAAGATATGGTGGTTATGGTTGCAGTTGCAGGTGACCATGTTGACTCCAAAATATGGTTCCTCGACACAGGTTGCTTGAATcacatgactggtaggaaagTGTGGTTGGCAGATTTCGACGAGTCGAGGAAGAGAAAGGTCAAACTTGCAGATAATAGCTCATTGTAA